The Musa acuminata AAA Group cultivar baxijiao chromosome BXJ2-5, Cavendish_Baxijiao_AAA, whole genome shotgun sequence genomic interval AACTTTGTCAAGGTACCATGTGGTGACTAGAGTAGTTTACTAACACAATAAATTGCACAGAATGCTGTCTGAAAGTACTTATGCTTAACCTCTTATTAGCCTCCCATTAAGTTCATTTACTTAAAACCATACTAATGTATATCCTCTCCATGTAAAACTTCTTGGATATCAATGAAACAAACCACTGGTGTCCTTGTTAAGTTCTATCAAATTCAATATTCCCCTAGCTAGAGTAGAGTTCCTTGGCTCCATGTAAATCTAAGTTGAATCTGCATGGATCTAACATAGTTCCCATAGATTTAAGCTAGATCCAACATAGACCTAGCCAAAATCTGTGGATCTTGGCCATTTATGTCTAGTTACATGATTACCATTGTTGCTTCACCTAAGATCAAATGTTTCATgcattattctttcttgtttaactATTTTCTTTCAGTTTATGCACCAAaacaaatttgaataattttgatgcataatttaagTCATAACTAAGTTGAACTACAATGATCTAGAGAGAGCATGAATAGATGTGCTGCAACTCACAATAATTCTTATACTTATTGCTGCATCAACTTCTACAATTTAATATGTTTTGAAAACAAATATTATCAGTTGATATCATCAGTCTCGCATGCAACATTTTCCACAAGCAGTAATGTTAGGAAACCATGTTGCATCTAGTAAAACATTTTGCACCATCCTACACAAAACTATTCCTGTTTAATTGCAGTCCATCAAATGATCAacaaaactgaaaaaaaaaaaaaagtgcataTATTCAACCAAAAATTCTTGACTGCCCTTGGATCCAATCAGGCTAGACTActcaaataaataacatgcagcaaACAGAGAGAAAGAAAGTCATTTATTGTACCTGATCCCATCCCAATGGAGTAAGGGGTGCATCAAAAAGTTCTGGAGATAAGTATGCTCTGTAGTCTTTTTCACCTTTCACATTATGAATGCCCTGTGCATGTCTGACCTACATACACATTTTGCATGTAATAGATTAGAGTTTCAggtccccaaaaaaaaaaatctttggtaCAAGGCCactttagaaaatatatttagcTAAAACGAACCAGGTGCACAGTTTTACAGCGCTGCAAAGGAAACAAGCTTGAGCTAGTGACACCATTCATATCTGCAGATAACCAAGTTAGAAGCTGGTGGCATTCAGTCAATGCAAAACCAGAGCAACTAGTGTCAAATTATAAACCTAAAGCATTGTCTAAAATTCTCTATTGAAAGGATGAGTAATACAAGGAGATTTGCAGATAATAAAATTTAATGTTTTTTAACTTTTCAACTTGGTACTAGCCCAGCTAAAATACTTTGAACCAGTAGTTCAAAAGAATCAAGTTAAATGTTTTGAAACATCTACGTAACCTGAACTATAAACAGTGGTCCTACACCATGAAGTACAAGAGATGAGGATGTGAATGTAAACTGGCATGCCCCTTGCAGACATATCAGCTCTAGGATTCTTGCCATGCCAAGCCATATCCACATAGTATTTTTATGTCCATCTGGACACATATCCACATATTAATTCTAAGTACATTGTTGGCACATTATCTTACCTTTTTCCTAAAGATAATGAGTGACCAATCCAGCAAAAGAACTCAAAAGATAAATCCATATCAttaatttcttcatgctcgtTCCAAGTTCAAAATAATGTTTGTACGAATAAGAATCCCCTTCTTTACATGACTTCATCTCCATATAGATAAATATAAGGCCTATGGGGCAATTACTCAGAACTACATTCTGCAGCAAGCCTTCCTAGATGACAACAAGAATCCCATTAGCCTCATTAATCATATATTCATTAAAAAAGAAGTTCCTGTAGTTAAGTTCAAAGACTAGAATAGTTGTCAATGGAGGTGCAAAAACTTTATGGGCGCACCTTTTGAGATTTTCTCATCAAGAAAACTAGTCATCACGATTCTCACTCCTTCCCTATAACTCGAGGACAACTGGCCGGTGAAAGATGTGTTTCGCTACGTGATAGACAAAAGGTTTTGGAAAATTTGAACTAGATAAGGCAGACTGGCAGTTACCATAAGGTGACTCCTCCACCTACTTTGAATTCTTTGATCAAATATGTGACCCTATCTAAGAAACGTAGGCACCGAGTCTACTAGCTTCCCTGTGGACTACCGATCTACTAAATTACAAACCCTCTGTTGAAATCTCCTAGCTCAACTTTTCTTGAACACATCATTCTCCCTTAACCATGTTCTTTGCTCAACGGCTTAATGCTTTTGCTTTCTTACAACTGGGAGGAACAAGAAACCTAAACTTCTCTACGATTTTATGGAATTACTAGTACAATTTTTCTTTCCCAGTCGTTACCAATGCTGTCTTCACTCGGATTTCCGAACTGCCTGCCGCTGTGCGACTATTCGTCATCGATAAATCAAAAACGAAAGAAAATCAATCTCTAATTACGAATGGTGGAGTAACCGTACGACAAGACAACCATCAATCAAAGAGAGCAAGGGCAACGATCTTCTTCTTGACCAGGCAACCAATTTAAGGAGCACGCGAACGAGATCAGATCAATAAGGGAAGGTAGGTAGTCTCTTCCTTTCCTTGATATTTACCTGGGAAGCCGGAGGAGCAGCGGGGACAACACGGCCAAGTAGAGGCGGAAGAGAGCGGGAGGGGAAGAAGCGGTGGAGACGAGGATGAAGAGGGGGAGTGCTTTGGATGCATTATTAATATGTGGTGCAGATGTGGGGAGGAAACGAAAGCCCAACTTTTGTGGAACTTAGAATTCCAGCCCAAGTATTTGTTCtggaattttctttattttatgtttttttttttatctattaacaACCTTGTTATTCATAAtctctttaaaaataaaaataaaataaaaataatattattttactattcatatttttaatattattgattttattttttttctacaatCCCTTATTAGTCGTAATCATCGTCGACTTTTATCACCGAGGTTACTTGACATCGTCCCACTCGAAAAAgtgagatatttattataaaatggaTTGATTtcaatttaaagaagagattttcacTCAAATTTATAATTGATTCTCGAATTATAGATTAATTGAGGATTAGAATACGTAAGGAATATAAaagtatcattttatatttatttatattatgatcTTTTCTCGCCATTGTCATCTTCCAGGGAAGATGAAAAAtagcaaaaagagaagaaagaggaagtAGAGGAGCATATTTAGGTATATTtataatttagaaatattaaaaaaaattaaaatatgattgtaaataataaaatggGGGTTATAAATAGCAATCTcctttctttatttctttaacCCGAACTAATTAATATTAATGAACAatttattcaaaaaaatatatgtgTATTTTAATTTTTTCACATCATGTAGTGCGAAAtaggtttttttttaatatttttgttacCGTTGGTttactatttttaaattttattgtataAAATCGAGCAAAATAACATATTTGATGTTTCAAACTCTCAAGTATTTACGTAATGTGGATGTATCAAATCTATTTACTAAGGATTGAAAATTATATACGATAAGGATCGATTATGAagtattcataaacacttatcgatttagGTTGATAGGCTTTAATGATTATCATGAAGATGAGTCACATGAGCTACAGAATCCATGACACTATCTCCTCTCTCATACAAAGATCCCTAAAGTGAAATGTTAACCTAAAATGATCAAGGTGTCCACATTAGTGCCACGCATTCTTCTCTTATAGActttgaagttttgtttttgtcacGTCATGTTAAAACCTATCAAATGTTAACTCTAAATAGTTGTGTATTATTATTATACTTATATTTCAATATTTTTCATCACGAAAGATTATTTCGATACAATAATTAggtttttttgataatttttatatgattaatGTAACTGCACAAATTGGATTCATAAtgctttaaattttttatttctttatgagTGTATTCCTGATTGATATAAAGGACACTAAGAAAGTTACAAGAACTAATGCTTTTTTCTTTAAGGAACGTATAGAAAATGATCAATATTTGTGTAGCTATTGAAACTATGTGACACTAATCCTCTAATCCTCTGACCACAAGCAAAGAAGATTTCATGGTCAAGCAATTGCAGGAAGCAGCATCCTGATGACCTTTGACTTGTCGCAATGTTGTTACTTAgccgaaaataaaaaaaagtcaatGCACATCCATTAATCCCAGTGATCAATCACATCATACTTTCAACCTTGTTTGGGACTCCATAAATCCGTGCAGTTATTGTCGTGATGGGGTGCACGCCCTAATGGTTGCAGACAATGAGATGATGGGATGTTTTCTTTGTCATCGAGTTCAATGTACACAGAATTGCAAGATACATGAACCAGACAATCTACAATAATTGGAAGATActggacatctctctctctctctctctctctctctctctcctgccttTCTTCCTCTTGCAGACACTTCACCGTGCCACCATGTGAAGCCACTTAGACTGACATGATAAGAAACCATCACAAGGTGACTGTGGATCTGTTACAAATGTCTCTCCTGGTCAAGATCATAGCTTGTGACTGAAGGAAAGCTGCATGCACACTTCTGAAGAGGCTCTCTACATTAATTTTCTGAGGATCGAGTCCAACTCCATGTCGGTAGTAGTCTTATTTATTTATGTCGTTCATGTGCTTTATTAAATTATTGACGAAAGATGGGAGTAcctatttaattaattttatctgaCATATATGATTGTTATGTGATAGTTCAATGTGAAAAAGAAATAGGGCCTATCTTTCATTAATCTAGACAAGGGTCAAATATAGATGATTATGAACTGTTTTCCTTTGTTATCCCTATTAATAAGAGCGAAAAACTGTTGAATACGATTaaggattatttttttataaattattttattaaatattatgttCCTTTATTATCAAATATAAAAGTTCATCTTCGTAACGAAGGGATGTTACCCTTTTTTAACCACTAGCGTTTACACTTACATAACTTAGGTTACTACATCGATGCAATACTGGCTTCTATTCAACGACCTAAGCCTCTCACCCTTAGGAATAACCCTAAGCTCTTTATTCATCCCCTCGAGTTGTTCTTAAATCTCACCTAGTAAGTGTGGATGCTAATAGCTATGATACATATCATTGGTCTACTTTTGTCCTAGTTAGCTCAATAGGCGATACCACCATCTCAATAGTGGTATTCTAGTTGCCTCACCGGTTCGACTCCTTGAGCCTTTGCCTCAATGATAAGTGTTGGGTCACCCCTTTTCCTCTTCAGCCCCTCCATCTCCCCATCGAGATTATCGATCATGAGGGATTGATAATAAATGATAGAGCTGATGTTTTGTATATGGTCAATAATAGTCATAACATAATAGTGATACAAGTCAAAGATAAAGAAGCACCTTGGAAAATTGCAAGAGTAATCAATGTGCAAAgattatcttaaaaaaaaatataaaactaaCCAATGTGCGAAAACCCGACCCACGTAAGTAAAACTCACTATGATGAgaggcacaagacaaaatataCCCGAGGCACATGAGTCAGAAAAATATGACCCTCATAAAAAAAACCCAACATAGCGAAACGTATAAGACAAAATATGCCCGAGGTGTATGAGTCACGAAAACCCAATCCGCATAAAAAGAAATCTGTCATGGTGGGAGACACAAAATAAAATGTGTCTAAGGCATGTAAGTTGGAAAAACCCTCCACCCGTCTGCCCACGTGGGTAAGGGTCCAAAGTAGAAAGTTATGAGTTGTCCTCCCTTGTCGCTCACGTGGACAAGAGGTCAATGGAAAACTGTTGAAGGCGGTTATAGGCTACCTCTTCGcagaatatttcatgaaatattttaccATTTTTTGACCATATATAAAGCTCATCTTCAACACATAATAGGGAGTTACCTTTTTTTTAACCGCTAGCGTTTACACTTATATACCTTGAGTTAGTATCTTGAGCATCAAAGAGACTGGGTCGAGAAACCTCTATTGACCTCAGTTTTCATGCAAGTAGCATTTTGGGAGCTTAGTATTTCTATCTTGAAAGCACCTCGATCAACCTTACGCATGGGTCTGGACCATGTCAGGTTAACTAGGATATTAACAACTTTTTCTCTCAAcaatgagttatatatatatatatatatatatatatatatatatatatatttcttgtaATAAACAATAGTATACTCTATTATTCTGAGAGAAATGATCAACATAAGAAAACAAAGATTCTGCTTTCAGAAAACTATTTCATGTGATCATAGCAACAAGTGGTCCTCGGAGAAGGAACACCTTTGAATCAAAATAAAATTCTTCCACTTCTATCATTTaactgaacatatatatatattccgaaACAATTTTGTAGTAAATAACTGCTGTTGTCGATTCCTTATCTTTATGCTAATAAGTGGATAACCTGTTTGAATCAATTTTCTGAATCAATCTGTCAGAAATATTCACATCAATAATAACTCGACACATAATAGTTCCATCAACAGTGAAAACGCATAACAGTGAAAGAGCATAACCTAATCAACATCTAGACCACGTGGAGATCAATCCAAAACAGTAACCCAAGGAATATTCTAAAAATAATGGGATACAAAATATTCTATCTACACCATAAAATATTCCCATCACTTAATTTGTTCTAAAAGATATATTAGGTAAGATAATcaagattaattattatttattaaaattattctgTTCATATTAATTAGTGACTTGAACGTCGAAGGAATCAGATCGAAAAACTTATATGATGTCAATTTTCATATAGATTAATCGTGGAGCAAGCAAGGCATCTGAGTCTACTTCAACCTTAAGCTAACTTCGTGTCTCAATCTTTTTGCACAAACGATCAGACTGATCTAAGCATCACCGACGTCCCTGCCATCAAATCTAAATCTCAAAGTTAAAAATCTTACTaaagctgtttttttttttttgcttgaagaTAAGACAGGAACAAAGATAATGTTTTAACTACAGATTATTCCAGTAAATTCCCATCTACAACTCCGTTTTTATCACGTTGCTGCTCTTATCGGCCTCTACAAGCAATCATTGGTCGATCCATCCATCTCTCTCTGGATTCGTTTTACTGACATCCCTATCAATGTCATTCTATGAGAATAGAGCGTGACCATCCAACTAAAATAATGTGGAGATGAGGATGAAGAGGGAGGAGAGATGATTGATGTCATGTTAGCAAGCCGTCTAAGAAACGCATCTTTCGATGACTGCAATCAGTACTCTATAATAGTAATCAAGTGTAGAGGGCATTGATGGTTTAGGTGGCACAGTAACTCCTATCATTGTTGTGTCAGGTGGGGCGTCACCAAAGGTTGGCTGCAAGTGCGTCGTCTCCCCCACTGGCcgactctcttcttctttggaagATGGGCGGTGgcgaaaaggaaagaagaatgtTTATTGCTGAAAGTAGCAGACGATAAAGAGGAATGGAGCAGTAGTCGGAGAAGGAGAGAGTAACCAAGAGGCTGATTAAAGACGGGCTGAaacaggaagagaagaaggatctGTATCTGAATGGGGAGGTGTTGTGCAGAATTACGACGCAGTCTTGACTACTAGATCAGTGCGGAAAGCCGAGGTACCGCTGCGAGCCTCGGGAAATTTACTTGTCCTGATGCGGTGGCACTTCCTTCTCACTGGGATGCAGAAAAGCCAAGACGGTGATGATGACGGTGATGTGCTTGTGATATATAGGATGTGGAGGTGCGCAAGGAGGAGTCCAATTGTGGAAGAAGGCACAGAAAGAGAGTACCTTTGAGAGAAGAAGTGAAGTGAGCGAGCGATGGGAGGGTGGCGGAGAGCCTTCTGCACGTCGGCGACAGTGGTGGCCAGGACGGAAGCAGGAGAGAAGAAGCAGCAGAAGCAAATCATGGGCAGTTCGAGCCCCAGGAGTTGCGCCAAGCTGAGCTTCTTCTCCGGCGGCGGCGGACGAGGGGGGAACAGCCCCTCGACGCCGCGGCTGGCGCTGTGCCGGACTAGTTCCGAGTCTCCGGACAGCTCGAAGCTGCAATGCGACAAGCTCCCCAGTCCCGCCACCGCCAGCGTCAACACCAGCAGGAAGAACCGGAGTCCAGCTCTGTTTCGGCGGAAGGCTCTGTCTACCCCTTCTTCTCCAAGATCCCCATCCGGGTTCGCCCTCTTCAAGCAGCTCTCCCGGGTATGCATTCCCTGCCTCCAAAAACATGCTTCTTTCTTGAAGATGACTGCGGAATTCTTTTATTCCTGCTGTTTGATTTCCATAAAGATCCAGTGGTCATGGTGTTTCATTTAATCTATCTCGGCGGCTGGATCTCGTTAGGGACTTCCAGCTTCTGGGCGAGCACCATGGTGCGCAGCCTCATTGCAGAATGATGAGGGATGGAACGAGTTCTCTCCCCATCTTTTCCGGTCATTTCAGTTTCTTTTTGGGTTCACAGCCTTTTGATtgccatatcagagcaattatcctTCTTTTGACTCTTCTCGTTGTCATAGACGATCGCTGGTATCTGTTGACGTCTTCCTCTTGGGTTGTTGACGTTGTTTTGATGCGGTGGTGGCGGTGGAATTGCAGAGTAGGTGCCGGATATGTACGCAGAGCCTCAGGGCGAGCCGGGAGATGCCGGTCTTCACGGCGGAGTGTTCGCACGCCTTCCACCTTTCCTGCATCGCTGCCCACGTCAGGAGCATGCACGGCAGCCTCGCGTGCCCCGTCTGCTTCGCCACCTTGCGTCGAGCACAGTTGCCCTCCGCTCTCCACCACCAACAAGAGGATGCAGTCGTCGAACAGGTGCTGGCCGGAGAGAGCGAGAACCGGAACAACCCGAACAGAAGAGCTACTAGCGGCGGCGATAGGAATGCTATCAAAGGGGGGGAACGGCAGCTGGGACAGAACAGACTGACTGCTGCTGCTGTTAAGGTCTACGACGACGACGAGCCGCTGCTCATCGTGTCCACGACCAACAAGGGCGGAGGTGTGCGGTTCAACCCAATTCCAGAAGCAGCAAACGAGGATGAAGATGAACGTGGGAACGATGAGGATGACTTGGAACGAAAGAACAAGTTCCGCGGGCTCCTCGCGACCCCTCCCTCTCCTAGAAGCCATGGCGGCGGAGTCCCACGTCGGCCGACAACGAGGTCCAGGGCGGGTGGCGTCCAGGTGAGCATGATGCCGCAGGCAGCTCTGCTCTCCGAAGGGCGGAGACACCGGAATTATGTGGTGATGCTCAAGGTGAAAGCGCCACGGATGCGGCCTGCGAATCTCCTCAGCCCAGCGGGCGGGCGCACCCCAATCGATCTGGTGACGGTGCTCGACGTAGGCCAAGGCATGACGGCCGACAAGCTCCAGATGCTGAAGAGCAAAATGCGGCTGGTGGTCTCGTCAATGGGCCCTGCGGATAGACTCTCCGTGGTGGCCTTCTCGGCGGTCGCAGGTGCCAAGAGGCTGCTCCCTCTTCGACGGATGTCGAGGCAGGGCCAGCGCGCTGCCCGCCAGATCGTGGAGAGGCTTGTCGTGGTGGGCGGCGGCGCCCCGTCAGGGGAAGAGATCGTGGCTGATGCGCTCAGGAAGGCCACCAAGGTTCTGGAAGACCGCAGGGAGCGCAACCCGGTGGCCACCATCATGCTCCTATCCGACGCCCGGCAGCAGCAGTCGCAGGACCAAGGAAAGGAGGACGAGCACAACTACCATCACACACCTCTTTGCTCACCACGGGATGATGGTGATGGCGATATCCGGCCCTATCCCCTGCCGATGATGACTTCTGCCGGCCCCGCCACTAGTTATGCACATCTGGCGATTCCCCTCCACGCTCCTGGGTTTGGTGATGGAGCAGCGGGGCCGTCGCCGCAGAAACAGAAGGAGGAATCCTCCGAAGACTCCTTCATGAAGTGCGTGGGCGGACTCGCGTCCTTGGTCATGCGGGACGTCCGCCTGCAACTTTTCCTCCCCTCCGGCAAGATCTCTGCCGTCTACCCatgcggcggcggtggtggtggcggcggcggctgcaGAGAGGAGGCTCCCGGGGAAGGAAGCTTCGTTCTTCATCTGGGAAACCTctacgccgaggaggagagggagcTGCTGGTGGAGCTGCGAGTGCCAGTGTCGTCGTCGGCTGCTTCGGCACCGGAAAACAGCCACCATCAGCTGTCGGTGAAGTGTAACTACAGGGATCCAGCCATCCAAGACGTCATATTGGACGCGGAGCAGATCCTTCTATTGCCACCCCTCCTCCACAGCCAAGCAGCCTCGTCATCCTCCTGCTCCGCGACCTCCCAGTGGCTGCGGAATCTCTTCGTCTCCACCCGGGCGTTGGCCGAGTCGCGGCGCCTCGTGGACCTCTCAGACTACGCCACGGCCCACCGCCGGCTCTCCTCCGCCCGCTCGCTGCTTCGGCAGTCCGCTTGCGACGCCCAGGACCACGGCCTCATCCAGAACCTGGAAGCAGAGCTAGCCGACCTCGAGCGCCGCCGTCTACTGAGGAAGCAGCACCAGCTCCCTCGTCATCAGGAGCAGCAGGAGGAGTCCCTCTCGCCATCCaataggaggcggcggcggcgagagCCTCCGGCGGAGGTGCGAGGGGAGCAGCTGACGTCCACTTCGGCATGGCGCGCCGCCGAGCAGCTGGCGAAGGTGGCCATCATGCGGAAGTCTCTGAACCGAGTCGGTGATCTGCATGGGTTCGAGAACGCCCGGTTCTGAGCAAACCGGAGCCAATTGGGTTCAACTTCATATATATCCGGTTGAATGATTGTACAGATCCTTTAAATGAATTTTCATTTGTACAATGATGTTATACTTATCAGATGCATGAGGAATAGTACTAATTGGGTTTAAAATGACTCAGATATGCCATTAGTACATGAAAGTGGTTTCTTTTTGCCCTAATTTGGGTGTTAACCTTTGGTGAGGCTtgatacactgaacatgatacatCAAACTTAGTAAACAAATTGACAGTGCTGGATAGGCATAACTCAGATTTATATTTCTAATATTAGATCGAGCAAGAAGAATATAATACAAAATCCATCGGAAATGGATATAGAGATTTGATATGATGAACTAATATACAAGATGAGGAACACTGCAATCACATACTTGACTATCTGTCAATTTTCTCTGTGTTTGTGTCATCTGATGGTCAAATGACGGTTTCCATCAGCCGTTCGCGCATCAGCTGTAGGTTGGTTTTCATTCCGAAATTTGTTGATACGTTTTTGCATGCTCACATTTCTGTCAGTCAAATCCAAAAGGTATTAGCTTCTTATTTAGAGAAATATTTTGATTCTGTATCCAAGTGTATCATATAACATGCATTACCTTAATCCATTTGCCATATAGATGAAAGCATGTTATCATCACTCTTTCTGCCAGATCTTGCTTTTCCTGGGAATTTTCCAATATTTTTACAATCCAAACCTTTACAGCCAAAGATAATAAGAAGGGGGAAAAGCCATGATCGAAGCTAACAAATTC includes:
- the LOC135612461 gene encoding E3 ubiquitin-protein ligase WAV3-like — protein: MGGWRRAFCTSATVVARTEAGEKKQQKQIMGSSSPRSCAKLSFFSGGGGRGGNSPSTPRLALCRTSSESPDSSKLQCDKLPSPATASVNTSRKNRSPALFRRKALSTPSSPRSPSGFALFKQLSRSRCRICTQSLRASREMPVFTAECSHAFHLSCIAAHVRSMHGSLACPVCFATLRRAQLPSALHHQQEDAVVEQVLAGESENRNNPNRRATSGGDRNAIKGGERQLGQNRLTAAAVKVYDDDEPLLIVSTTNKGGGVRFNPIPEAANEDEDERGNDEDDLERKNKFRGLLATPPSPRSHGGGVPRRPTTRSRAGGVQVSMMPQAALLSEGRRHRNYVVMLKVKAPRMRPANLLSPAGGRTPIDLVTVLDVGQGMTADKLQMLKSKMRLVVSSMGPADRLSVVAFSAVAGAKRLLPLRRMSRQGQRAARQIVERLVVVGGGAPSGEEIVADALRKATKVLEDRRERNPVATIMLLSDARQQQSQDQGKEDEHNYHHTPLCSPRDDGDGDIRPYPLPMMTSAGPATSYAHLAIPLHAPGFGDGAAGPSPQKQKEESSEDSFMKCVGGLASLVMRDVRLQLFLPSGKISAVYPCGGGGGGGGGCREEAPGEGSFVLHLGNLYAEEERELLVELRVPVSSSAASAPENSHHQLSVKCNYRDPAIQDVILDAEQILLLPPLLHSQAASSSSCSATSQWLRNLFVSTRALAESRRLVDLSDYATAHRRLSSARSLLRQSACDAQDHGLIQNLEAELADLERRRLLRKQHQLPRHQEQQEESLSPSNRRRRRREPPAEVRGEQLTSTSAWRAAEQLAKVAIMRKSLNRVGDLHGFENARF